From Chaetodon trifascialis isolate fChaTrf1 chromosome 1, fChaTrf1.hap1, whole genome shotgun sequence, one genomic window encodes:
- the LOC139334924 gene encoding cell surface A33 antigen-like yields the protein MEERISALTLLCLVLSGVGAIFVDIPEDIYEHARGDNVTLPCTFKSKAPSSFVIVSWSVEAPQANAKEMLIVTYYSSNGITDIKKVYEGRVSLDVDVQNGKANLKLSSITLADNKVFECRVQIPGDDEGKSADTARLVVLVAPSTPICKIQGKAEYGQNINLTCVSEEGSPPPTYQWQSRDVKNIPRAPAPRTTDKGGVLSLYNISKDTSGFYICTSSNKIRSATCNLTLSVMPPSMNIGSTAGIIGGVVAALIVLVIVIYCCCCRKKKKEEEYAMGVHEEEYHDKELAKNGESRRADGQEDPQGYDDSSLRSPAGRSDRYEDRNERDYDDRRSDYDDRRSDYSDRRDRYSDRNERYDDDRRYDDDRRYDDDRRYDDDRRDRRYDDDRYDEPYDDREPVPASKPRRRDYDD from the exons ATGGAGGAGAGGATTTCTGCCttgactctgctgtgtctgG TGTTGTCAGGTGTTGGTGCCATTTTTGTGGACATCCCAGAGGACATATATGAGCATGCCAGGGGTGACAATGTCACACTGCCCTGCACCTTTAAATCCAAAGCCCCCTCCAGTTTTGTTATCGTCTCATGGTCTGTTGAGGCTCCACAAGCTAATGCGAAAGAG ATGCTGATCGTGACTTATTATTCTTCTAATGGAATTACTGACATCAAGAAGGTTTATGAAGGTCGGGTGTCCCTGGATGTAGATGTTCAAAATGGAAAGGCCAACCTGAAACTGTCCTCCATCACTCTAGCAGACAACAAGGTGTTCGAGTGTCGTGTCCAGATCCCGGGTGACGATGAGGGCAAGTCGGCCGACACGGCACGTTTGGTGGTTCTCG ttgCTCCATCTACACCCATTTGTAAGATTCAGGGAAAAGCAGAGTACGGCCAGAACATCAATCTGACCTGTGTGTCTGAGGAAGGCTCCCCACCACCCACATACCAGTGGCAAAGTCGAGATGTCAAGAACATTCCTCGGGCTCCAGCTCCCAGAACAACCGACA agGGAGGCGTCCTGTCTCTGTACAATATCTCCAAAGATACATCAGGATTCTACATTTGCACTTCAAGTAACAAGATCCGCTCTGCTACCTGCAACCTCACCCTCTCAGTCATGCCAC CTTCCATGAACATTGGCTCCACTGCAGGAATCATCGGTGGAGTGGTCGCCGCGTTGATCGTACTCGTTATCGTCatctactgctgctgctgcaggaagaagaagaaagaggaggaatacGCCATGGG AGTTCATGAGGAGGAGTACCATGACAAAGAGCTGGCTAAAAACGGTGAGAGTCGGCGTGCCGATGGACAAGAGGACCCACAAGGTTACGATGATTCCAGTTTGAGGAGCCCTGCTGGACGCAGCGACCGCTACGAGGACCGGAATGAGCGCGACTACGACGACCGCCGAAGTGACTACGATGACCGCCGTAGTGACTACTCTGACCGCCGTGACAGGTACAGTGACCGCAATGAGCGCTATGACGATGACCGTCGCTACGATGACGACCGCCGCTACGACGATGACCGCCGCTACGACGATGACCGCAGAGACCGTCGTTATGATGATGACCGCTACGATGAGCCCTATGATGATCGTGAACCTGTGCCTGCCAGTAAGCCCCGGAGGAGGGACTACGACGACTAA